Proteins co-encoded in one Mycobacterium mantenii genomic window:
- a CDS encoding DUF7064 domain-containing protein, with amino-acid sequence MHAETEQVIERPSDLSATWLAAVIGTGPIADFSVERIGTGQMSECYRIRLSYAEAEGTANGPESVVLKVAATDPVSRQTGLALGLYEREVRFYGDIAPRLGGPVTPCYHAAVDTSTGVFDLLLGDAGPAVVGDEIAGATVEQARLGVVELGRLHGPLLGDPSLAEAPWFNREAPLNQAMITPLYAGFADRYGDQIAPEHRVVCERLVAAFDGYLAQEAEASGPGRIQGLVHGDYRLDNMLFGTEGADRALTVVDWQTVSWGPALTDLAYFLGCALATEDRRQHYDALLRAYHEALGPEAPLTLTDVADGVRRQSFFGVMMAIVSSMLVERTDRGDQMFMTMLRRHCDHVLDTDALSTLPAAVAPEPLQPSPEDELAHDPTAEPLWSESWYADFADAAQGLGGWFRLGRVANERTAWVHVLLCGPDMPTVAVDAQVTLPPDPWAVRTDDFELVHAADTPLQSYRVDVRARGQAYADPSALLAGEPGTPVEMTMNLVWATDGTPYKYGLTTRYEIPCTVSGSVTIDGTGYRVDAVPGQRDHSWGVRDWWGMDWMWSALHLHDGTHLHAVNIRIPGAPAFSIGYEQGADGKVTELQTVDSRESFAGNGLPLDATLVLEPGAITANVDVRGQAPVRLVATDGRVSQFPRVWATISTADGRSGVGWLEWNRNLGERTG; translated from the coding sequence ATGCATGCCGAGACCGAGCAAGTCATCGAACGACCCAGTGACCTCAGCGCCACCTGGTTGGCCGCGGTGATCGGCACCGGACCCATCGCCGACTTCTCGGTGGAGCGCATCGGCACCGGCCAGATGAGCGAGTGCTACCGCATCCGGCTCAGCTATGCCGAGGCCGAGGGGACTGCGAATGGGCCCGAGTCGGTGGTGCTGAAGGTCGCGGCCACCGATCCGGTGAGCCGGCAGACCGGGCTGGCGCTGGGGCTCTACGAGCGCGAGGTGCGCTTCTACGGCGACATCGCGCCACGCCTGGGCGGACCTGTAACGCCCTGCTACCACGCCGCGGTCGACACCTCGACGGGCGTGTTCGACCTGCTGCTGGGCGATGCCGGTCCGGCCGTAGTCGGCGATGAAATCGCGGGCGCCACAGTCGAACAGGCCCGGCTCGGTGTCGTCGAACTGGGACGGCTGCACGGACCACTGCTGGGCGACCCCTCGCTGGCCGAGGCGCCGTGGTTCAACCGGGAGGCCCCACTGAACCAGGCGATGATCACCCCGCTGTACGCCGGTTTCGCCGACCGTTACGGCGACCAGATCGCACCGGAGCACCGCGTGGTGTGCGAACGCCTGGTCGCCGCGTTCGACGGCTACCTGGCCCAAGAGGCCGAGGCGTCCGGTCCGGGCCGGATCCAGGGGCTGGTGCACGGCGACTACCGACTGGACAACATGCTTTTCGGCACCGAGGGCGCCGATCGCGCGCTGACGGTGGTCGATTGGCAGACCGTGTCCTGGGGCCCGGCGCTGACCGACCTGGCGTACTTCCTCGGTTGCGCGTTGGCCACCGAGGATCGCCGGCAGCACTACGACGCGCTGCTGCGGGCCTACCACGAGGCGCTGGGACCCGAGGCGCCCCTCACGCTGACCGACGTCGCCGACGGCGTCCGCCGGCAGAGCTTCTTCGGGGTAATGATGGCGATCGTCTCGTCGATGCTGGTCGAGCGCACCGATCGCGGCGACCAGATGTTCATGACGATGCTGCGCCGGCACTGCGACCATGTCCTCGACACGGACGCGCTGTCGACGCTGCCCGCCGCGGTGGCACCCGAACCGTTGCAGCCGTCGCCGGAGGACGAATTGGCCCACGACCCCACGGCCGAACCGCTGTGGAGCGAAAGCTGGTACGCCGACTTCGCCGATGCGGCACAGGGATTGGGCGGCTGGTTCCGCCTCGGCCGGGTGGCCAACGAGCGGACCGCGTGGGTGCACGTGCTGTTGTGCGGCCCCGACATGCCGACCGTCGCCGTCGACGCGCAAGTGACGCTGCCGCCGGACCCGTGGGCCGTGCGGACCGATGATTTCGAGCTCGTTCACGCCGCCGACACGCCCCTGCAGAGCTATCGCGTCGACGTGCGGGCGCGGGGCCAGGCCTACGCCGACCCATCGGCGTTGTTGGCCGGCGAGCCCGGCACCCCGGTCGAGATGACGATGAACCTGGTGTGGGCCACCGACGGCACCCCGTACAAGTACGGGTTGACGACGCGTTATGAGATTCCGTGCACCGTTTCAGGGAGTGTCACGATCGACGGCACCGGCTACCGGGTGGATGCGGTTCCCGGCCAGCGTGATCACTCCTGGGGCGTGCGCGATTGGTGGGGCATGGATTGGATGTGGAGCGCGCTGCACCTGCACGACGGCACGCATCTGCACGCGGTGAACATCCGGATTCCCGGCGCGCCCGCATTCAGCATCGGCTATGAGCAGGGAGCCGACGGCAAGGTCACCGAGCTGCAGACCGTTGACTCGCGAGAATCGTTCGCCGGCAACGGGTTACCGCTCGACGCAACACTGGTGCTCGAACCGGGGGCGATCACCGCGAACGTGGACGTGCGCGGTCAGGCACCGGTCCGGCTCGTCGCGACGGACGGGCGGGTCAGCCAGTTTCCCCGCGTCTGGGCCACGATCAGCACCGCCGACGGGCGTAGCGGTGTCGGTTGGCTGGAATGGAACCGCAACCTCGGCGAACGCACCGGGTGA
- a CDS encoding carboxylesterase/lipase family protein encodes MHDRTVRARTAIGTVEGFTRDGVNRWRSIPYARPPVGRLRFRAPQPALPWSGVRHCHGFGNCAPQQRRYTLLGMSGLGGRYQPMSEDCLTLNVVAPEGDAEGPLPVMVFIHGGGYFLGSSATPLYDGAALARRGCVYVSVNYRLGALGCVDFSSLSTPETTIDSNLYLRDLVLALQWVRDNIAGFGGDPDNVTIFGESAGACITASLLAVPAAQGLFARAISESPASGLVRSKEVAAEFANRFANLLGVRKQDAANALMQASSAQLVETQHRLIDEGMQKRLGAFPIGPVFGDDILPRDPVEAMRRGEAHRVPLIVGTNAEEGRLFTRFLAMLPTNETMVEELLAEAEPAVRERITAAYPDYPERAACIQLGGDFAFASAAWQIAEAHGTHAPTYLYRYDYAPRTLRWSGFGATHATELLAVFDVYRTRFGALLTAAADRRGALRVSNQVQRRWRAFSRTGVPGEDWPLYTADERAVMVFDRKSRVEFDPHPHRRMAWDGFSLAH; translated from the coding sequence ATGCATGACCGCACTGTCCGCGCACGCACGGCCATCGGCACCGTCGAAGGCTTCACCCGCGACGGGGTCAATCGTTGGCGGTCGATCCCGTATGCCCGTCCGCCGGTGGGCCGCCTGCGCTTCCGGGCGCCCCAGCCGGCGCTGCCGTGGTCGGGTGTCCGGCACTGCCACGGCTTCGGCAACTGCGCGCCCCAGCAGCGCCGCTACACCCTGCTCGGCATGTCGGGCTTGGGAGGTCGCTATCAGCCGATGAGCGAGGACTGCCTCACCCTCAACGTGGTGGCGCCCGAAGGCGACGCCGAGGGGCCGCTGCCGGTCATGGTGTTCATCCACGGCGGCGGCTACTTTCTGGGCAGTTCGGCGACACCGCTGTACGACGGCGCGGCGCTGGCACGCCGGGGATGCGTCTACGTGTCGGTGAACTACCGGCTGGGCGCGCTGGGGTGCGTGGACTTTTCGTCGCTGTCGACGCCGGAGACCACCATCGACAGCAACCTGTACCTGCGCGATCTGGTGCTGGCGCTGCAGTGGGTTCGCGACAACATCGCGGGATTCGGCGGTGACCCCGACAACGTCACCATTTTCGGCGAGAGCGCGGGCGCGTGCATTACCGCCTCGCTGCTGGCGGTGCCCGCCGCTCAGGGGTTGTTCGCCCGCGCGATCTCGGAAAGCCCGGCGTCGGGTCTGGTGCGCTCGAAAGAGGTTGCCGCGGAGTTCGCGAACCGGTTCGCCAACCTGCTCGGGGTGCGCAAGCAGGATGCCGCAAACGCACTGATGCAGGCGTCCTCGGCTCAACTGGTGGAGACTCAACACCGATTGATCGACGAGGGAATGCAGAAGAGACTGGGCGCCTTCCCAATTGGCCCCGTCTTCGGCGACGACATCCTGCCGAGGGATCCGGTCGAGGCGATGCGGCGCGGTGAGGCCCACCGGGTCCCGCTGATCGTGGGCACGAATGCCGAGGAAGGACGGTTGTTCACCCGCTTCCTGGCGATGTTGCCGACCAACGAGACGATGGTCGAAGAACTGCTGGCCGAGGCCGAACCCGCTGTCCGCGAGCGCATTACCGCCGCATATCCCGACTATCCCGAGCGGGCCGCGTGCATCCAGCTCGGCGGCGATTTCGCGTTCGCCTCGGCGGCCTGGCAGATCGCGGAGGCGCACGGCACGCACGCGCCGACCTACCTCTACCGGTATGACTACGCGCCGCGCACGCTGCGCTGGTCCGGCTTCGGAGCCACCCACGCCACCGAGTTGCTCGCGGTTTTCGACGTCTACCGCACCCGATTCGGCGCGTTGTTGACCGCGGCGGCGGATCGGCGCGGCGCGTTGCGGGTGAGCAATCAGGTGCAACGGCGCTGGCGCGCGTTCAGCCGAACCGGCGTGCCGGGAGAGGACTGGCCCCTCTACACCGCCGACGAACGTGCGGTGATGGTTTTCGACCGTAAGTCTCGCGTCGAGTTCGATCCACACCCGCACCGGCGGATGGCCTGGGACGGCTTCTCACTGGCGCATTGA
- a CDS encoding SDR family NAD(P)-dependent oxidoreductase: protein MPTSELRFDDQVAVITGAGGGLGRQYALLLASRGARIVVNDIGGSVTGNGSDAAAAGAVADEIRELGGEAVADSHSVTDPEGARSIIDAALNVWGRVDIVINNAGIVGDALFEDMTADRFEPLLDVHLKGACYVTRPAWKVMCEQGYGRILNTCSAAGILGATGMSNYGSAKTGLIGLTRVLAAEAAGRDIKVNAIAPIAYTRMLAHSVDGAVRPDDADAQVVLDDLVGQYLQKLDPALVAPVAAFLTHRDCPVSGEIYTVGAGHVSRFFIGRTKGFYSPALSVEDVRDHLNDIRDEAGYTVPGGPGDEMSELFATIMAGLSS, encoded by the coding sequence ATGCCGACGAGCGAGTTGCGGTTCGATGACCAGGTGGCCGTGATCACCGGCGCCGGGGGCGGTCTGGGGCGGCAGTACGCGTTGCTGCTCGCCTCACGTGGCGCCCGCATCGTCGTCAACGATATCGGCGGCTCGGTGACCGGGAACGGATCCGATGCCGCGGCGGCGGGCGCCGTCGCCGACGAGATCCGCGAGTTGGGCGGCGAGGCGGTCGCCGACAGCCACAGCGTGACCGATCCCGAAGGCGCACGGTCGATTATCGACGCCGCCCTGAACGTGTGGGGCCGAGTCGACATCGTGATCAACAACGCCGGCATCGTGGGGGACGCACTATTCGAGGATATGACCGCGGATCGGTTCGAGCCGCTGCTGGACGTGCACCTGAAGGGCGCCTGCTACGTGACGAGGCCGGCTTGGAAAGTGATGTGCGAACAGGGATATGGCCGCATCCTCAATACCTGTTCGGCCGCGGGAATACTCGGGGCTACCGGCATGAGCAACTACGGCTCGGCCAAGACCGGGTTGATCGGCCTGACCCGGGTTCTCGCCGCCGAAGCCGCCGGCCGCGACATCAAGGTCAACGCCATCGCCCCCATCGCCTACACCCGGATGCTGGCGCACTCCGTGGACGGTGCCGTCCGGCCGGACGACGCGGACGCCCAGGTGGTGCTGGATGACCTTGTGGGCCAATATCTTCAGAAGCTCGATCCGGCTCTGGTAGCTCCGGTGGCGGCCTTCCTGACGCATCGTGACTGCCCGGTGTCGGGGGAGATCTACACCGTTGGCGCGGGCCATGTTTCGCGATTCTTCATCGGGCGGACGAAGGGCTTCTACAGCCCTGCACTCTCCGTCGAGGACGTGCGCGACCATCTGAACGACATCCGCGACGAAGCCGGTTACACCGTGCCCGGTGGGCCCGGTGACGAAATGAGCGAGCTTTTCGCCACCATCATGGCCGGTCTCAGCAGCTGA
- a CDS encoding cytochrome P450: protein MSISFETTDSCSDADLPVLPIPRAAQCPLAPPADFADWRERPGLQRAMFQGNPVWVVSRYRDIRAALVDPRLSAKTIPDSIMPTDADNKVPVMFARTDDPEHHRLRRMMTGNFTFRRCESMRPHIQDMVDHYLGQMIDNGAPADLVREFALPVPSMVIALLLGVPPEDLELFQHNTTTGLDQKSTDAQKGQAFGAMYAYIEELVERKEREPGDDLISHLLTEYVATGQLDHATTAMNSVIMMQAGHETTANMISLGTVALLEHPDVFERLGQTDDPAVIANVVEELMRYLTIVHSQVDRVATEDLMIGGQLIRAGEFVMMSLLAGNWDTEFVDHPESLDVDRNTRGHLGFGYGVHQCIGANLARVEMQVAFATLARRLPGLKLAVPASELQFKKANIYGMKELLVSW from the coding sequence ATGTCAATATCTTTCGAGACGACCGATTCCTGCTCGGACGCCGACCTTCCCGTGTTGCCCATCCCGCGGGCCGCGCAGTGTCCGCTTGCGCCGCCGGCCGACTTCGCCGACTGGCGGGAGCGGCCCGGGCTGCAGCGGGCGATGTTTCAGGGCAACCCGGTCTGGGTGGTCAGCCGCTATCGGGACATCAGGGCGGCGCTGGTCGATCCCCGGTTATCGGCGAAGACCATTCCGGACTCCATCATGCCGACGGACGCCGACAACAAGGTCCCGGTGATGTTCGCGCGCACCGATGATCCCGAGCATCATCGGTTGCGGCGGATGATGACCGGCAACTTCACCTTCCGGCGTTGCGAATCGATGCGGCCGCACATTCAGGACATGGTCGACCACTACCTAGGGCAGATGATCGACAACGGCGCGCCGGCCGATCTGGTGCGTGAATTCGCCTTGCCGGTGCCGTCAATGGTGATCGCGCTGTTGCTGGGAGTGCCGCCGGAAGACCTTGAACTCTTCCAGCACAACACCACGACCGGCCTTGACCAGAAATCCACCGACGCGCAAAAGGGCCAGGCGTTCGGGGCGATGTACGCCTATATCGAGGAGCTGGTGGAGCGCAAAGAGCGCGAACCCGGCGACGACCTGATCAGCCACCTCCTGACCGAATATGTGGCGACGGGGCAACTCGACCACGCCACCACGGCCATGAACAGCGTGATCATGATGCAGGCCGGCCACGAAACCACCGCCAACATGATTTCACTGGGAACGGTTGCGCTGCTGGAACATCCCGACGTGTTCGAGCGGCTCGGGCAGACCGACGATCCCGCCGTCATCGCGAATGTCGTCGAAGAACTCATGCGCTACCTGACCATCGTGCACAGCCAGGTCGACCGCGTGGCCACCGAAGATCTGATGATCGGTGGTCAGCTGATCCGCGCCGGGGAGTTCGTGATGATGAGCCTGCTGGCCGGGAACTGGGACACCGAATTCGTCGACCATCCCGAATCCCTAGACGTCGACCGAAACACCCGTGGGCACTTGGGATTCGGCTACGGGGTGCATCAATGCATCGGCGCGAACCTGGCCCGCGTCGAGATGCAGGTGGCGTTCGCCACGCTGGCACGCCGCCTGCCCGGACTGAAACTGGCGGTGCCGGCGAGCGAATTGCAATTCAAGAAAGCCAACATCTATGGCATGAAAGAACTTCTGGTGAGCTGGTGA
- a CDS encoding TetR/AcrR family transcriptional regulator has product MTAVEDRPLRADAARNVERILRAAREVYAESGPDAPVEAVARRAGVGERTLYRRFPAKADLVRAALDQSIAEDLTPVIDRARLAKDPLRGLTELIEAAISLGAREHHLLTAARRAGSLTSDISVSLNAALGDLARAGQRAGSIRADLVTDDLPRLVAMLFGVLSTMDADSDGWRRYVALIIDAISVNERQPLPPATALRYEVQPDSWPL; this is encoded by the coding sequence ATGACCGCGGTTGAGGACCGGCCGTTGCGTGCGGACGCGGCTCGCAACGTCGAGCGCATCCTGCGCGCGGCGCGCGAGGTCTATGCCGAATCGGGACCGGACGCCCCCGTGGAAGCGGTCGCGCGCCGCGCCGGCGTCGGCGAGCGAACCCTCTACCGCCGGTTTCCGGCGAAGGCCGACCTGGTGCGCGCCGCCCTGGACCAGAGCATCGCCGAGGACCTCACCCCGGTGATCGACCGTGCCCGCCTCGCAAAGGATCCGCTGCGCGGTCTGACCGAACTGATTGAAGCGGCGATATCGCTGGGGGCACGGGAACACCACCTGCTGACCGCCGCGCGCCGGGCCGGGTCGCTGACCTCCGACATCTCGGTGTCGCTCAACGCCGCGCTCGGCGACCTCGCCCGTGCGGGCCAGCGGGCCGGCAGCATCCGCGCCGACCTGGTCACCGACGACCTGCCCCGCCTGGTCGCGATGCTCTTCGGCGTGCTGTCGACCATGGATGCGGACAGCGACGGCTGGCGGCGCTATGTCGCCCTGATCATCGACGCGATATCGGTCAACGAGCGGCAGCCGTTGCCGCCGGCCACCGCATTGCGATATGAGGTGCAGCCGGACAGCTGGCCGCTGTGA
- a CDS encoding NAD(P)H-dependent amine dehydrogenase family protein, with protein sequence MRRVIQFSTGNVGRHSLRAIIGRPDLELVGVHAAGAEKVGRDAAQLCGLNEPTGIIATDDIDALVALSADCVVYTSQGETRPMEAIEQMSKFLAAGVNVVGTSMVWLVTPRHADDWLREPLERACAAGNASLYVNGIDPGFSGDTLVHSAVSLTTRVSSVTVQEIFDYGNYDDAEFTGAAMGFGTTPDDDSPMMFLPGVIVAMWGGQVRSLADNFGVELDDVRQRIERWFTPERIDCTMMTVEPGRMAAVRFATEGVRDGEPVITLEHVTRLTQAAAPDWEFPPEGHTGVHRVVVEGEPRVEINTHVSHPLFDSTDAGCISTAGRVVNAIDWVCRAPQGLIGVEEIPLSATMRGAMWKER encoded by the coding sequence GTGCGCAGAGTCATTCAATTCTCCACCGGCAACGTGGGCCGGCATTCGTTGCGGGCGATCATCGGCAGACCGGATCTGGAACTGGTCGGTGTGCACGCGGCCGGCGCGGAGAAGGTCGGCCGGGATGCGGCGCAGTTGTGCGGGCTCAACGAGCCGACCGGCATCATCGCCACCGACGACATCGACGCCCTGGTGGCCCTCAGCGCCGACTGCGTCGTGTACACCTCGCAGGGCGAGACCCGGCCGATGGAAGCCATCGAGCAGATGTCGAAGTTCCTCGCGGCGGGTGTCAACGTGGTCGGTACGTCGATGGTGTGGCTGGTCACGCCCCGCCATGCCGACGATTGGTTGCGGGAGCCCCTGGAGCGGGCCTGCGCCGCCGGTAACGCCTCGCTCTACGTCAACGGCATCGACCCCGGCTTCTCCGGCGACACGCTGGTGCACTCGGCGGTCAGCCTGACCACCCGGGTCTCTTCGGTCACCGTGCAGGAAATCTTCGACTACGGAAATTACGATGACGCCGAGTTCACTGGTGCTGCAATGGGTTTCGGTACAACACCGGATGATGACTCGCCGATGATGTTTCTGCCCGGGGTGATCGTGGCGATGTGGGGTGGACAGGTTCGCAGCCTGGCCGACAATTTTGGCGTCGAGCTCGACGACGTGCGCCAGCGCATCGAACGCTGGTTCACGCCCGAGCGCATCGACTGCACCATGATGACGGTGGAGCCCGGGCGGATGGCCGCGGTTCGGTTCGCCACCGAGGGCGTGCGCGACGGTGAACCGGTGATCACGCTGGAGCACGTCACCAGGCTCACCCAGGCCGCGGCGCCCGACTGGGAATTCCCGCCCGAGGGCCACACCGGGGTGCACCGCGTCGTCGTGGAGGGCGAACCGCGCGTCGAGATCAACACCCACGTGTCCCATCCGCTGTTCGATTCCACTGATGCCGGCTGCATCTCGACGGCCGGCCGGGTCGTTAATGCGATCGACTGGGTGTGCCGCGCGCCTCAGGGGCTCATCGGCGTCGAGGAGATTCCGCTCTCGGCGACCATGCGCGGCGCGATGTGGAAAGAGCGCTGA
- a CDS encoding SDR family NAD(P)-dependent oxidoreductase, producing MAMEQFRLDGQVAIVTGAGRGVGAGIARVLAEAGATVVGTARTESEIVGTIEGIEKAGGKGLALVADAMSRPDGERVVNTAMERFGRIDILVNNVGGSTYARFLDITDDDFRHTFDWCVTSAFIMSQLTAPHMLSAGHGSIINISSGSARFGIRALTAYCVAKGGLEALTRAMAQELAPKIRVNAIALGSFATDGLQGSLDLMPGSLEKMKEATPLHRLGDVEDLGRLAVYLSTRDCYATNAIFHVDGGIDSNNSPLPIPDY from the coding sequence ATGGCAATGGAGCAGTTCAGGCTGGACGGACAGGTTGCCATCGTCACCGGTGCCGGCCGCGGTGTCGGGGCCGGCATCGCTCGGGTACTGGCGGAGGCCGGCGCCACCGTCGTCGGGACGGCACGGACCGAGTCGGAAATCGTTGGCACCATTGAGGGTATCGAAAAGGCCGGCGGCAAGGGGCTGGCGCTCGTCGCGGATGCGATGAGTCGCCCGGACGGCGAACGCGTGGTGAACACCGCCATGGAGCGCTTCGGCCGCATCGACATTCTCGTCAACAACGTCGGTGGTTCCACGTACGCACGGTTTTTGGACATCACCGACGACGACTTCCGGCACACCTTCGACTGGTGCGTGACCTCCGCCTTCATCATGAGTCAGCTCACCGCCCCGCACATGCTCAGCGCCGGACACGGTTCCATCATCAATATCTCGTCGGGCTCGGCCCGGTTCGGCATTCGGGCGCTGACCGCGTACTGCGTCGCGAAGGGCGGCCTCGAGGCGCTCACCCGCGCCATGGCCCAGGAACTCGCGCCGAAGATTCGCGTCAACGCCATCGCACTCGGTTCATTCGCGACCGACGGCCTGCAGGGCAGCCTGGATTTGATGCCCGGGTCGTTGGAGAAAATGAAAGAGGCCACACCCCTGCATCGGCTGGGTGACGTCGAGGATCTCGGGCGGCTCGCGGTGTACCTCTCCACCCGCGATTGTTATGCGACCAACGCGATCTTTCACGTCGACGGTGGCATCGACTCGAACAATTCGCCGCTGCCGATACCGGATTACTGA
- a CDS encoding TetR/AcrR family transcriptional regulator — translation MAVTDRLSAREAKRLQTRERLMGAAIAEFARAGMAEADVSAIVAAAGVAHGTFFFHFPTKEHVLLELERREEDRIAKQFAQFLKSKHDLVSAFNEAVRLVIGLERRLGDLLFNDFLALHFSQTRPQTEDGGDHPLIVLVAREIEQAQERGETDPDVSPMNSAVFFLLGLYALLITTNHWPTGHTLLEDYVARTLRSLQP, via the coding sequence ATGGCTGTGACGGACCGACTGTCGGCACGAGAAGCTAAGCGTCTGCAGACGCGCGAGCGTCTGATGGGCGCCGCGATAGCGGAGTTCGCCCGCGCCGGAATGGCGGAGGCGGACGTCAGTGCCATCGTGGCCGCCGCGGGGGTCGCGCACGGAACGTTCTTCTTCCACTTCCCCACCAAGGAGCACGTGCTGCTGGAGCTGGAGCGCCGCGAAGAGGACCGCATAGCCAAGCAATTCGCGCAATTCCTGAAATCCAAGCACGATCTCGTCTCCGCATTCAACGAGGCGGTCCGGCTGGTGATCGGGTTGGAACGCCGGCTGGGTGATCTGCTCTTCAATGATTTTCTCGCGCTGCACTTCTCCCAAACCCGCCCGCAGACCGAAGACGGCGGAGACCATCCGCTGATCGTCCTGGTCGCCCGCGAAATCGAGCAGGCCCAGGAACGCGGGGAGACCGATCCCGACGTCAGTCCCATGAACAGCGCGGTGTTTTTCCTGCTGGGTCTCTACGCCCTGCTGATCACGACCAATCACTGGCCGACCGGCCACACCCTGCTCGAGGACTACGTGGCGAGAACGTTGCGAAGTCTGCAGCCGTAG
- a CDS encoding NAD(P)H-dependent amine dehydrogenase family protein → MTLTSPAEKKYRVIQWGIGNVGTVALRHFAHNPAFEVVGVLCNRPEKVGRDAGELVGIAPIGVLATTDKDAIEALDADCVFYAPLWSDPDEVCRLLRGGKNVVASGGAWWYPTEHSKADIDKIDAACREGGTSFHAGGVNPGFAGDLLVLTLARIVSRIDAIHIYEVVNFGKDTLKYLHEMGMGSDPEEFMAGPNLLGNAWPLFAQSMAMVVDGFGKTVDKYTTDVELGTATRDIPYEGGLSSDMPGFKGTIKKGTVASQHHKWTSWVDGKPLITFHEMYTMDEYDAIEPQPDWGGHYHYRIVIEGDEPTELILQAPADPQGNYPKPGYTWTAMGPANTVPAVCEAAPGFLTHKELGLVPLRGVVR, encoded by the coding sequence ATGACGCTCACATCGCCGGCCGAGAAAAAGTATCGCGTGATCCAGTGGGGCATCGGCAATGTCGGGACCGTGGCGCTGCGCCATTTCGCGCATAACCCCGCCTTCGAAGTCGTCGGTGTGCTCTGCAACCGTCCGGAAAAGGTGGGCAGGGACGCCGGGGAGCTCGTCGGCATCGCACCGATCGGGGTGCTCGCCACCACCGACAAGGACGCAATCGAAGCGCTGGACGCCGATTGCGTCTTCTATGCGCCGTTGTGGTCGGATCCCGACGAGGTCTGCCGGCTGCTGCGCGGGGGCAAGAACGTCGTCGCCTCGGGTGGCGCGTGGTGGTATCCAACCGAACACAGCAAGGCCGACATCGACAAGATCGACGCGGCGTGCCGCGAGGGCGGCACGTCGTTTCACGCCGGTGGGGTCAACCCCGGTTTCGCCGGCGACCTGCTGGTCCTGACGCTGGCCCGCATCGTCAGCCGGATCGACGCCATCCACATCTACGAGGTGGTGAACTTCGGCAAGGACACGCTGAAGTACCTGCATGAGATGGGAATGGGCAGCGACCCCGAAGAGTTCATGGCCGGGCCGAACCTGCTGGGTAACGCGTGGCCACTGTTCGCCCAATCGATGGCCATGGTGGTCGACGGCTTCGGCAAGACCGTCGACAAGTACACCACGGACGTCGAGTTGGGAACGGCAACGCGCGACATCCCTTATGAGGGAGGCCTATCCAGTGATATGCCGGGCTTCAAAGGCACGATCAAGAAGGGTACCGTCGCCTCGCAGCACCACAAGTGGACGTCGTGGGTCGACGGCAAGCCCCTGATCACCTTCCACGAGATGTACACGATGGATGAATACGATGCCATTGAGCCGCAGCCGGATTGGGGCGGGCACTATCACTACCGCATCGTGATCGAGGGCGATGAACCCACCGAGCTGATCCTGCAGGCGCCGGCCGATCCGCAGGGCAACTACCCCAAGCCCGGCTACACCTGGACTGCGATGGGCCCGGCCAACACCGTCCCGGCCGTGTGTGAGGCCGCGCCGGGGTTCCTGACGCACAAGGAGCTCGGATTGGTGCCGTTGCGCGGCGTGGTGCGTTAG